The Bacillota bacterium genome has a window encoding:
- a CDS encoding RHS repeat-associated core domain-containing protein has protein sequence MCRTDAGALDCALVKTRTSAAAGRLRVANEGQNGHRGYHTDGETVPLFLTHRYFDPATGRFLTRDPIGFEGGINLYAYVGNGVVSKRDPCGLFDSTWCYAICAPLLFTPDYPLYPTYVNTCVAVNDLCELNRLLGRVLKRSHSCHYPRSILDCYNCPGRGAVFQMRCYACCGALGVPDDRCQQACDAWRQQKERGKNGRRGRRTSTGGAVLFGDW, from the coding sequence ATTTGTCGAACTGACGCGGGAGCGCTTGATTGTGCACTGGTGAAGACAAGAACTTCTGCTGCGGCTGGGCGATTAAGGGTCGCGAACGAAGGTCAAAACGGGCACCGGGGCTACCACACCGACGGGGAGACCGTGCCGCTGTTCCTGACGCACCGTTACTTTGACCCCGCGACGGGGCGGTTTTTGACCCGCGACCCGATTGGGTTTGAGGGAGGGATTAACCTGTATGCGTATGTGGGCAATGGGGTGGTGAGTAAGAGGGATCCTTGTGGTTTATTTGACAGCACGTGGTGTTATGCTATCTGTGCGCCCCTCTTGTTCACGCCAGACTACCCACTCTATCCCACGTACGTGAATACATGCGTGGCTGTTAACGACTTATGTGAGCTGAACAGATTATTGGGCAGGGTGCTCAAGCGGAGCCACAGCTGCCACTATCCGCGAAGTATTCTTGATTGCTATAACTGTCCGGGCAGAGGTGCAGTTTTTCAAATGCGGTGCTATGCATGTTGCGGTGCGCTAGGAGTTCCCGATGACCGATGTCAACAGGCGTGCGACGCGTGGCGTCAGCAAAAAGAGAGAGGCAAAAACGGGCGTCGTGGTCGTCGGACCTCGACGGGTGGCGCTGTGCTCTTTGGGGATTGGTGA
- a CDS encoding DUF5615 family PIN-like protein — protein sequence MRFLVDAQLPRRLASLLQQAGHEAIHTLDLPDGNRTPDAAIEFISRHQQAVLITKDRGFIHRLALDVGAYKLLLISTGNIRNDDLISLIAEHLHDMEMALVAHEFVELTRERLIVHW from the coding sequence ATGAGATTCCTGGTGGACGCGCAGCTGCCACGCCGGTTAGCATCTTTGTTGCAGCAGGCGGGGCACGAAGCGATACACACTTTAGACTTGCCAGATGGAAACCGCACCCCTGACGCCGCGATAGAGTTTATCTCACGGCATCAGCAAGCCGTGCTCATCACTAAGGATAGAGGGTTCATCCACCGGCTGGCACTGGACGTGGGGGCATACAAACTGCTGCTGATTAGCACAGGTAATATCCGTAACGACGACCTAATTTCTCTGATTGCTGAACATCTCCACGATATGGAAATGGCACTGGTGGCGCATGAATTTGTCGAACTGACGCGGGAGCGCTTGATTGTGCACTGGTGA
- a CDS encoding DUF433 domain-containing protein produces the protein MSTSTWQQRIVIDANMCHGKPVIRGLRYPVESILELMASGMTFEQILEDYPDLEREDLLACLQYAVKMVRTEKLQELVR, from the coding sequence ATGAGCACTTCTACTTGGCAGCAGCGCATCGTGATTGACGCCAACATGTGTCACGGCAAGCCGGTCATTCGCGGGTTGCGTTATCCCGTGGAGAGCATTCTGGAGTTGATGGCTTCGGGGATGACCTTTGAGCAGATACTGGAAGACTATCCCGACCTCGAGCGTGAAGACCTGCTGGCGTGCCTGCAGTATGCCGTGAAGATGGTGCGCACGGAAAAGCTCCAGGAACTGGTTCGATGA
- a CDS encoding type II toxin-antitoxin system VapC family toxin: MTILLDTHTFLWFVAGAERLPAVVRIAIETPHNRVLLSIASLWEMAIKLSLGRMRLQQPFDVFIQTQVEINSFELLPITVAHLSELIELPFHHRDPFDRLLVAQARVEGIAIASGDASLDAYGVQRMWG; this comes from the coding sequence ATGACGATTCTCCTTGACACGCATACCTTTCTGTGGTTTGTTGCAGGCGCGGAGCGCTTACCTGCGGTGGTTCGTATTGCGATTGAGACGCCGCACAACCGAGTGCTTCTCAGCATTGCCAGTCTGTGGGAGATGGCGATTAAGTTAAGCCTTGGGCGAATGCGCCTCCAACAGCCGTTTGATGTATTTATCCAAACGCAGGTAGAAATCAACAGCTTTGAGTTGCTACCCATCACGGTAGCCCATTTGTCGGAGCTGATAGAGTTGCCCTTCCATCATCGCGACCCGTTTGACCGCCTGCTGGTGGCACAGGCGCGGGTAGAGGGGATAGCGATTGCAAGTGGTGACGCCTCGCTGGATGCCTATGGCGTGCAACGGATGTGGGGTTAA
- a CDS encoding DUF2281 domain-containing protein — protein MRVVTVEEARGQLNDLLASVLQGERVFIRTEQGMVQLTAMPAVRPRQFGSARGMVTLSEDFDAPLEDFLPYMS, from the coding sequence ATGCGCGTAGTTACTGTAGAAGAGGCACGAGGGCAACTGAACGACCTGCTGGCGTCGGTGTTGCAGGGCGAAAGGGTGTTTATCCGCACGGAGCAAGGTATGGTGCAGCTCACCGCCATGCCAGCAGTGCGCCCGCGCCAGTTCGGCAGTGCCCGCGGCATGGTCACGTTGAGTGAGGATTTCGACGCCCCACTTGAGGATTTTCTTCCCTACATGTCATGA
- a CDS encoding RHS repeat-associated core domain-containing protein: protein MAFGSNGLLVYGTTGYQFDPQGNAVHLMDDDGLTVLANLAYDAWGQRMSGSNPTPYGYKGQWGYYTDVETGILLLTHRYFDSATGRFLTRDPIGFDGGINLYAYVGNGVVRRQDRLGLKVDWCEGPPKFSVGSRVWLCCDETKTGEKTERRVCLGFTPSGKWCTSPIIDEGLWETGDLAPPHREGERCRKVNLTPEQEKCVCGNMKRPQRQPPLYCLVGNNCYDVAQWLLEQCGYRSW from the coding sequence GTGGCGTTTGGGTCGAACGGTTTGCTGGTGTATGGCACCACGGGCTACCAGTTTGACCCGCAGGGCAACGCAGTGCACCTGATGGACGACGACGGTCTTACGGTGCTGGCGAACCTGGCGTATGATGCCTGGGGTCAGCGCATGTCTGGCAGCAACCCGACGCCCTACGGCTACAAAGGGCAGTGGGGTTACTACACCGACGTGGAAACGGGAATACTGTTACTGACACATCGCTACTTTGACTCCGCGACGGGGCGGTTTTTGACCAGAGACCCGATTGGGTTTGACGGGGGCATCAACCTGTATGCGTATGTAGGGAATGGGGTGGTAAGACGGCAAGACCGGCTCGGTTTAAAGGTTGATTGGTGTGAAGGGCCTCCCAAATTCAGCGTTGGCAGCCGTGTGTGGCTATGCTGTGACGAGACGAAGACAGGAGAAAAAACCGAACGAAGGGTGTGTCTAGGGTTTACCCCCTCAGGTAAGTGGTGCACTTCCCCGATAATCGATGAGGGCTTGTGGGAAACAGGAGACTTAGCGCCTCCTCATCGAGAAGGTGAGCGATGTCGTAAAGTTAACCTCACACCTGAGCAAGAGAAGTGTGTATGCGGCAATATGAAAAGACCTCAGCGGCAACCGCCCCTATATTGCCTTGTTGGGAACAACTGTTACGACGTTGCCCAGTGGTTGCTTGAGCAGTGCGGTTATCGGAGTTGGTAA
- a CDS encoding ABC transporter ATP-binding protein, which translates to MESAIKIEGLTKEYLNKTTGQMVRAVDDLHLEVYKGEIFGFLGPNGAGKTTTIKMLLGLIFPTKGDAWIFGKPIGDVSVKKVIAYLPESPYFYEYLTGRQVLDFYARLFGIPASERKKKVDTLLEVVGLSRDGDKTLRNYSKGMLQRIGIAQALLNDPELLFLDEPTSGLDPMARIEIRDLIIRLKQQGKTVFLSSHQLLEVELICDRVSILNRGKLLKAGKLDELLPSGRVEIVAENVDDGVAEKIRAMGGQVHRQDGRLVVQQPDDASVNKVVDIIRSANGVIRSLTPQRRTLEELFVSTIEEVEKR; encoded by the coding sequence ATGGAGTCAGCCATCAAAATCGAAGGTCTCACGAAAGAGTACCTGAACAAAACAACAGGACAAATGGTCCGCGCTGTGGACGACCTGCATCTGGAAGTATATAAGGGGGAAATCTTCGGCTTCCTAGGACCCAACGGCGCGGGCAAAACCACAACCATTAAAATGCTGCTCGGGCTTATCTTTCCCACTAAAGGCGATGCATGGATTTTCGGCAAGCCGATTGGCGATGTCAGCGTCAAGAAGGTGATTGCCTACCTGCCCGAAAGCCCCTACTTCTACGAGTACCTTACGGGTCGGCAGGTGCTGGATTTCTACGCCCGGCTGTTCGGCATTCCTGCCAGCGAGCGCAAGAAGAAAGTGGACACCCTGCTGGAGGTGGTGGGGCTGTCGCGCGACGGCGACAAGACCCTGCGCAACTACTCGAAGGGGATGTTGCAGCGCATTGGCATCGCGCAGGCGCTGCTGAACGACCCCGAGCTGCTGTTCTTAGACGAACCCACTTCCGGTCTGGACCCGATGGCGCGCATCGAAATCCGCGACCTCATCATCCGCCTGAAGCAACAGGGCAAGACCGTCTTCCTCAGCTCGCACCAGCTGCTGGAGGTGGAGCTCATCTGCGACCGCGTCTCTATCCTGAACCGTGGTAAGCTGTTGAAGGCAGGCAAGCTGGACGAACTGTTGCCCAGCGGGCGCGTGGAGATTGTCGCGGAGAACGTGGACGACGGTGTGGCGGAGAAAATCCGCGCGATGGGCGGACAAGTGCACCGCCAGGATGGACGGTTGGTGGTGCAACAGCCCGATGACGCCTCGGTGAACAAAGTGGTGGACATTATCCGCAGCGCGAACGGGGTTATCCGCTCGCTCACCCCACAGCGACGCACCCTCGAAGAGCTCTTCGTTTCCACCATTGAGGAGGTTGAAAAGAGATGA
- a CDS encoding ABC transporter permease subunit — translation MTAVMAIAYNTMREALSRRVVLLFLFGALVLIVLSPLFSFLSPREELTLLKSLGLGVIQLASMFICIVMGISLIPTEIERRTIYTVLSKPVQRYEFVLGKFLGGILTMLFNILFMGIVFFAVVAWRGTPKQALDLWKGFMMIFFQMSILVSLAIFFSVFLTPFVNFFMSLGVYIVGTLSSVTESLMKGENRTIIQKGIGAVLHYLLPQFGNFNVQNKIIHPETRIINETVYYIQNIGYALLYIAVLLIIAVIIFDRREV, via the coding sequence ATGACGGCGGTTATGGCAATTGCTTACAACACCATGCGCGAAGCGCTCAGCCGACGTGTGGTGTTGCTGTTCCTGTTCGGGGCACTGGTGCTGATTGTCCTGTCGCCCCTGTTCAGCTTCCTCTCCCCGCGTGAGGAACTGACCCTGCTCAAAAGCCTCGGGTTGGGTGTGATCCAGCTGGCTTCGATGTTCATCTGTATCGTGATGGGCATCTCGTTGATACCCACCGAGATCGAGCGCCGCACCATCTACACCGTGCTCTCCAAGCCGGTGCAGCGCTATGAGTTTGTGCTGGGCAAGTTCCTGGGCGGCATCCTCACCATGCTGTTCAACATCCTGTTCATGGGCATCGTCTTCTTCGCGGTGGTGGCATGGCGGGGTACGCCCAAACAGGCGCTGGACCTCTGGAAGGGCTTCATGATGATTTTCTTCCAGATGAGCATTCTGGTGTCGCTGGCGATTTTCTTCTCAGTGTTCCTTACCCCCTTCGTCAACTTCTTCATGTCGCTGGGGGTGTACATAGTGGGAACGCTCTCCAGCGTCACCGAATCGCTCATGAAGGGTGAAAACCGTACCATCATCCAGAAGGGCATCGGCGCGGTGCTGCACTACCTGTTGCCCCAGTTCGGCAACTTCAACGTCCAGAACAAGATTATCCACCCCGAAACGCGCATCATCAACGAAACAGTGTACTATATTCAGAACATCGGCTATGCGTTGCTATACATCGCGGTGCTGCTCATCATCGCGGTCATCATCTTTGACCGGCGTGAGGTGTAA